The proteins below are encoded in one region of Fulvia fulva chromosome 9, complete sequence:
- a CDS encoding Serine/threonine-protein kinase cbk1, producing the protein MKWIHRDVKPDNFLISASGHLKISDFGLAFNGHWAHCQAYYNEQRETLLEKIGIKIHGDEFDAQEELDGQRDGTDSKGKSPLRSDPEEGARREGLLNWRNRTERRKLARSVVGTSQYMAPEVVQGLPYDGRCDWWSIAIILYECLYGRTPFYCENRQKTKEAIVNHRAALDFPDNERWARPTSDAKRWLPAPTHVAIELMQQLLTDKEARLSSRQYRAREVGLGRRLSAASNTNSLLTRHVYPNGAEEIKTHKFFHGIPWSQMHMMTPPFVPRVKENQSITKYFEDEKDIVSNDSSSYISIKDKISREQLDRGLSDSDLAQVLGHHYPRWKAERTKIEKHELGLEDCSDDELQRIKEHCGTNYEHWRAERVVEVAEARIEQGCEEPPPYGLQNGGKREQKRARDKMLRDPVVGKQCLELRKKGAFFGYTYRRPRTLELREVGNGRVRRSGGAVGGRPTILPVSEGVEKGSGRLRVQGFPGEIKEKEKEKEG; encoded by the coding sequence ATGAAGTGGATCCATCGCGACGTCAAGCCAGACAATTTCCTCATCAGCGCGAGTGGTCATTTGAAGATCTCGGACTTTGGCCTCGCATTTAATGGTCACTGGGCACACTGCCAAGCGTACTACAATGAGCAACGTGAGACACTCCTCGAGAAGATCGGCATCAAGATCCACGGTGACGAGTTCGACGCACAAGAGGAGCTCGATGGCCAGCGAGATGGCACCGACAGCAAAGGCAAGAGTCCGTTGAGGTCTGACCCAGAAGAAGGTGCTCGTCGCGAAGGCTTGCTCAACTGGCGCAACAGGACTGAACGTCGCAAGCTTGCTCGCAGTGTCGTCGGCACGAGTCAATACATGGCGCCAGAAGTGGTCCAAGGTCTGCCATACGACGGACGCTGCGACTGGTGGAGCATTGCAATCATCCTCTACGAATGCCTCTACGGCCGTACACCCTTCTACTGCGAGAATCGGCAGAAGACGAAAGAAGCTATTGTCAACCACAGAGCCGCGTTAGACTTTCCTGACAACGAGCGCTGGGCCCGGCCAACCTCTGACGCAAAGCGATGGCTTCCGGCACCAACTCATGTTGCCATCGAGCTGATGCAACAACTCCTGACCGACAAAGAAGCCCGCCTCAGCTCCCGCCAATACCGCGCTCGCGAAGTGGGCCTAGGACGACGCCTCTCCGCTGCCTCCAACACGAATAGCCTCCTCACGCGCCACGTCTACCCCAACGGCGCCGAAGAGATCAAAACCCATAAATTCTTCCACGGCATTCCGTGGTCGCAGATGCACATGATGACGCCGCCCTTCGTCCCGAGGGTGAAGGAGAACCAAAGCATCACAAAGTACTTCGAGGATGAGAAGGACATCGTATCCAACGACTCGTCCAGCTACATCAGCATCAAAGACAAGATCTCCCGAGAACAACTCGACCGCGGCCTCAGCGACTCAGACCTCGCACAAGTCCTCGGACACCACTATCCCCGCTGGAAAGCCGAACGGACCAAAATCGAAAAACACGAACTCGGCCTCGAAGACTGCTCCGATGACGAGCTCCAACGCATCAAAGAACACTGCGGCACCAACTACGAGCACTGGCGCGCAGAACGGGTCGTCGAAGTCGCCGAAGCACGCATTGAGCAAGGATGCGAGGAACCCCCGCCGTACGGGCTGCAGAACGGAGGCAAGAGGGAGCAGAAGCGGGCGAGGGATAAGATGTTGAGGGATCCGGTGGTGGGGAAGCAGTGTCTTGAGTTGAGGAAGAAGGGGGCGTTTTTTGGGTATACGTATCGACGACCTAGGACGCTGGAGCTGAGGGAGGTGGGGAATGGGAGGGTTAGGAGGAGTGGGGGAGCGGTGGGTGGGAGACCTACGATTTTGCCGGTTAGTGAGGGGGTGGAGAAGGGGAGTGGGAGGTTGAGGGTGCAGGGGTTTCCGGGGGAGATAAAGGAGAAGGAGAAGGAGAAGGAGGGATAG
- a CDS encoding WSC domain-containing protein translates to MLSTLIGALLGSAISISAQDTSIVYPTTAAPTATTVPSLNGYTFAGCWNETDRLTEGGGARALQGNTTASNTLTPSSCISFCASLKPATSFAGLEYGRECYCSNYLSPFTVELNASMCNFACNGNASEICGGEGTISLYNKTGDVKSEGVRIGKGAGA, encoded by the exons ATGCTGTCCACCCTGATCGGCGCCCTGCTGGGCTCAGCAATATCAATCTCCGCCCAAGACACCAGCATCGTCTACCCAACCACCGCCGCGCCCACCGCAACGACCGTCCCCTCCCTAAACGGCTACACCTTCGCCGGCTGCTGGAACGAAACCGACCGCCTGACAGAAGGTGGAGGCGCTCGCGCGTTACAAGGAAACACC ACCGCATCAAATACCCTAACCCCCTCCTCCTGCATCTCCTTCTGCGCCAGCCTCAAACCCGCCACATCCTTCGCTGGCCTCGAATACGGACGCGAATGCTACTGCTCCAATTACCTAAGTCCTTTCACGGTGGAGCTGAATGCTTCGATGTGTAATTTTGCGTGTAATGGGAATGCGTCGGAGATCTGTGGTGGGGAAGGGACGATTAGTCTGTATAATAAGACGGGGGACGTCAAGAGTGAGGGTGTGAGGATAGGGAAGGGGGCGGGGGCTTAG
- a CDS encoding Serine/threonine-protein kinase cbk1, with translation MMPPKAADGELMLDGTSARPCHRTATPPPSAMSAEGNAQVYRKRGRLGFGSGAETCETNVPQRKRSVRFEGCGDYLSMDDQLDGVNDGPDGILPPADDGVPINGSHTRESSARSQRTTQRLEALTAKLSLTTGTDTVVHRAKSKAAPNMPFLDTSIEPLHYQNNHADHFSPETASSVTSSLPDMSSMWSPASTTSTRATSFTSLGTPSSGSRHKRTTPEDCQFTGKNIGNADENALPPIEEDVGRYLHIPVQETVVDIQPSIMTVENAAAAKCALETYHSTLMEESSPRSIRRKKFEQRMCDVGMPYDERNTARQAWFKAESDHLRQVRVLNASSIQRHNTKGISIAGYDTVRILGKGSFGIVRLVTEGRPESLPNGDDKSDDHYGEKSRRSSSAAFNEGVAKRNLPTGKPLPDVYAMKVIRKSDMLRASQEGHLRAERDFLVASEGSRWVVPLVASFQDNTNLYLVMEYMIGGDFLGLLLREDVLEESVAR, from the exons ATGATGCCACCAAAAG CTGCCGACGGCGAATTGATGCTTGATGGAACTTCTGCAAGACCATGCCACCGCACCGCCACACCCCCTCCATCTGCTATGTCAGCTGAAGGCAACGCACAAGTTTACAGAAAGCGAGGCAGACTGGGCTTTGGTTCGGGGGCTGAGACTTGCGAGACCAATGTACCACAAAGGAAGCGCTCTGTACGCTTCGAAGGCTGCGGAGACTATCTGAGCATGGACGATCAGCTAGATGGTGTCAACGATGGACCTGATGGCATCCTTCCACCCGCTGATGATGGCGTGCCTATCAACGGATCACATACCAGAGAGTCGAGTGCCCGCTCTCAGAGGACTACACAACGGCTGGAGGCCCTCACCGCAAAGCTCAGCCTTACCACTGGAACGGACACTGTTGTCCATCGTGCCAAGTCAAAAGCAGCTCCGAACATGCCGTTCCTGGACACTTCGATTGAGCCGTTGCACTATCAGAATAATCACGCTGACCACTTCTCACCGGAGACCGCTTCATCTGTGACGAGTTCCCTCCCAGACATGAGTTCAATGTGGTCCCCAGCCAGCACGACATCAACCAGAGCCACCTCTTTCACGTCGCTCGGTACACCATCGTCAGGCTCGAGGCACAAACGCACGACTCCTGAAGATTGCCAGTTCACGGGCAAGAACATTGGGAACGCAGACGAGAATGCTTTGCCGCCAATCGAAGAGGACGTCGGACGGTATCTGCACATCCCGGTGCAAGAAACAGTCGTCGACATACAGCCTTCCATCATGACAGTCGAGAACGCTGCGGCTGCAAAGTGTGCGCTTGAGACATACCACAGTACATTGATGGAAGAATCATCGCCACGATCGATACGACGCAAGAAGTTCGAGCAAAGAATGTGCGATGTTGGCATGCCCTACGATGAAAGAAACACGGCTCGCCAGGCCTGGTTCAAGGCAGAGAGCGATCATCTTCGTCAAGTCAGAGTGCTCAATGCCTCGTCAATCCAGCGACACAACACGAAAGGCATATCGATTGCTGGGTACGACACTGTTCGAATCCTCGGTAAGGGAAGTTTCGGTATCGTTCGTCTAGTCACGGAAGGTCGACCCGAGTCGTTGCCCAACGGCGATGACAAGAGTGATGATCATTATGGAGAGAAGAGTCGCAGATCCAGTAGCGCGGCCTTCAACGAAGGCGTTGCAAAGAGGAACCTCCCGACCGGCAAGCCATTGCCAGATGTCTACGCCATGAAGGTCATCCGCAAGTCTGACATGCTTCGTGCCAGCCAGGAAGGCCATCTTCGTGCCGAGCGAGACTTTTTGGTCGCCTCAGAAGGCTCCCGCTGGGTCGTGCCGCTTGTCGCCAGCTTTCAGGACAACACCAACCTCTACCTGGTCATGGAATACATGATCGGAGGCGACTTCCTTGGTCTCCTGCTGCGCGAGGATGTCTTGGAAGAAAGTGTTGCCAGGTAG
- a CDS encoding Salicylate hydroxylase → MTFDNVTIIGAGLSGLTLALFLKKHGINSTIYELRKPDVRSEGAVMLSPNALRTLDTIGIYSRFKDKGYHFRDLTSRNNEHKLLGAYEMGNADRFGYDALRVCRQVLLDESKAMVKEAGIEIVHEIKFSHVVSEDESGVTFAFTNGEQKTADLLIGADGIHSTVRKYIDPDVVPSFSNVMAVTCAVPTAAIKLPFEPYSMPVGIHGSTGAFVMAPQNPEGSEVLAGTQYRTHERSRAEWDALWADKKQLLEIIRGGYDSYNEMIQSAMDAVPLDTLSIWPFYTVPKLTKWSSEKGRVIMLGDAAHAIPPAAGQGVNQAYEDVHAFSLVMSSTNDGKTRWEEGVKWWQQYRQARVEGVTDLTNEMNKRRLPGWNGEGGSIDSSWLFSVDIEGDFKAWIEG, encoded by the exons ATGACTTTCGACAACGTAACCATCATTGGAGCAGGCCTATCTGGACTCACCCTGGCCCTTTTCCTCAAGAAGCATGGCATCAACAGCACTATCTACGAGCTCCGCAAACCAGATGTCAGATCTGAAGGAGCTGTCATGTTGTCCCCCAACGCCCTTCGAACTCTGGACACGATCGGCATCTACAGCAGGTTCAAGGACAAAGGCTACCACTTCAGAGACCTAACCTCTCGCAACAATGAACACAAGCTTCTGGGTGCGTACGAAATGGGCAACGCCGACAGATTTGGCTACGATGCTCTCCGGGTCTGTCGACAAGTCTTGCTGGATGAGTCAAAAGCAATGGTCAAAGAAGCTGGCATCGAAATCGTCCACGAAATCAAGTTCTCCCATGTCGTGTCAGAGGATGAATCTGGAGTCACCTTTGCCTTCACGAACGGTGAGCAGAAGACTGCAGACCTCCTCATCGGCGCAGATGGTATCCACAGCACAGTCCGGAAGTACATCGACCCAGATGTAGTGCCATCTTTCTCCAACGTCATGGCCGTCACATGTGCCGTACCCACAGCAGCAATCAAGCTACCCTTCGAGCCGTACTCAATGCCGGTCGGCATCCACGGCAGCACGGGTGCATTCGTCATGGCGCCTCAGAACCCAGAAGGATCAGAGGTCCTCGCTGGCACTCAGTACCGCACCCACGAACGTTCTCGAGCTGAGTGGGATGCGCTGTGGGCTGATAAGAAGCAGCTCTTGGAGATCATTCGAGGGGGATACGACTCGTACAACGAGATGATTCAGTCGGCTATGGATGCCGTACCACTCGACACGCTCTCAATCTGGCCTTTCTACACCGTGCCAAAGCTGACGAAATGGAGTTCCGAGAAGGGAAGAGTCATCATGTTAGGCGATGCCGCTCACGCCATTCCACCGGCA GCTGGCCAAGGCGTCAATCAGGCGTATGAAGATGTGCATGCGTTTTCGTTGGTCATGTCGTCTACAAATGATGGCAAGACGCGGTGGGAAGAAGGCGTGAAGTGGTGGCAACAGTATCGACAAGCAAGGGTCGAGGGTGTCACTGATCTCACTAACGAAATGAACAAACGACGTCTGCCTGGGTGGAATGGTGAAGGTGGCTCGATTGACAGTAGTTGGCTGTTTAGTGTGGACATCGAAGGCGATTTCAAGGCTTGGATCGAGGGTTGA